TTGAGACCAGTGAAATTGGAAAAATGGAGATAGAAGCCATTACGGAGAATATCAAGCTTGCAGAGCAGTTAAAAAGACCAGTTTGTCAAGACACCGGTCTTATAATTTTTAACCTAGATGTGGGCGACGAATTTGGGTCTGTAGCTGGAATTTCTGAAGCTCTCATTCGGGCGACGAAGAAGGGAACAGCCAGTATTCCTTTACGTCCAAATAGTGTTCACCCGATCACAAGGAAAAACACAGGCGATAATACTGGTGTCAAGATTCCTTACATAAGCTGGAACCCAGTAAAAGGTGACTACTTACAAATTACTGTCTTTCCTAAGGGTGCTGGTTCCGAGAATATGAGTGCTCTTTCAATGATTAAGCCTGGAGAAGGACTTGTCGGCGTCAAAAAATTTGTGCTGGATACTGTAATCTGTGCTGGAGGTCAATCCTGCCCCCCACTTATTGTGGGCGTTGGCATCGGCGGAACATGCG
The sequence above is drawn from the Candidatus Bathyarchaeota archaeon genome and encodes:
- a CDS encoding fumarate hydratase, giving the protein MNLSKLIEETAVDLLRLAVIELPIDIKQALKKAAQLETSEIGKMEIEAITENIKLAEQLKRPVCQDTGLIIFNLDVGDEFGSVAGISEALIRATKKGTASIPLRPNSVHPITRKNTGDNTGVKIPYISWNPVKGDYLQITVFPKGAGSENMSALSMIKPGEGLVGVKKFVLDTVICAGGQSCPPLIVGVGIGGTCDLALKLAKLALLRPLNKHHFEPVIAQLEKDLLEAINSTGIGPMGLGGRITALGVNIEYAHCHTASLPVGVNLQCWAARRATARIFRDGRVKFVSHKNPI